AATCTGTCCCTTGAATTTGCTATGGGGAGTGATACTGCCGGGCTTAGCCAAAACCTGTCCGCGCTCAACTTCCTTCTTTTCAACACCCCGGAGCAAGGCGCCGACGTTATCGCCGGCCTGGGCATCGTCCAGGAGCTTATTGAACATTTCAATACCGGTAACAACGGTCTTCTTGGTGGGCCGGATACCGACGATTTCAATTTCTTCATTCAGCTTGAGCAGACCCCGTTCCACCTTGCCGGTTACTACCGTACCACGGCCGGGAATGGTGAACACGTCTTCGATGGGCATCAGGAAGGGTTTTGCATCTTCCCGGACCGGGTCGGGGAAGTAGGTATCCATAGCTTCCAGGAGCTCATCCACGCACTTTGTGGCCTCCGGATTATCCGGTTCAGTCATGGCCTTAAAAGCGGAACCTTTGATGATGGGAATCTTATCGCCGGGGAACCCGTTGGCGGTAAGAACTTCCTTAACCTCTTCTTCAACCAATTCGATCAACTCAGGATCGTCCACGAGGTCGACCTTATTGAGGAATACGATCATATTAGGCACACCGACCTGACGAGCCAGGATGATGTGTTCCCGGGTCTGGGGCATAACCGAGTCCGGGGCGGACACGACCAGGATAGCTCCGTCCATCTGGGCGGCGCCGGTGATCATGTTCTTGATATAGTCGGCATGTCCGGGACAGTCGATGTGGGCATAGTGCCTCTTTTCGGACTGATACTCCAGGTGCCGGGTATTGATGGTAATACCCCGGGCTTTTTCTTCCGGGGCATTGTCGATTTCGTCGTACTTCATGACCTTATCACCGTATTTCTTACCACAATGCATGGTAATAGCGGCGGAAAGGGTGGTTTTGCCATGGTCAACGTGACCAATGGTCCCGACATTCATGTGAATTTTCGTTCGATTGAACTTATCCTTCGCCATAACGTGTCCTCCTTACGCTTTTGGGCACATAATTTAATTCATTCACTAAACACTCAAAAGAGTGCAAGACTAACCAGTAAACAGAGATTGTTGTTTATTAAAAGAAAAGAAGGGATGACAAGAGAACGGCGCTAAAAAAACCGTCACTGTCCACCTTTCTCATCTTTAACAACCTTATCATTGGGCTGTTGAAAGAACCGTATTCTTCAACATCCCACCACGATGATCGGTTTGGACTTTTAAGATTTCCGCGCCGTTCACCAAACCATTTGCCACAGGTAGGCAACTGATACTTCATACTATAAAATCTTTCTGCTGCCTCCCTGATAGCCGCACAACGCGGTAATCATAATCCGGCAATTTAAAACGCCGGACTTTTATTTCAAATAACCATTCCGGGGCGAACCCCGAATCCTTCAAGTATACAGAGAAAAATCCAGAGGATTTTTCCTACCATCTATAGTGGGCAAAGGCCTTATTCGCCTCCGCCATCTTGTGGGTATCTTCCTTCTTCTTGAAGGCAGTACCGGTATTATTATACGCATCCAGCAGTTCCGCCGCAAGCCGGTCATCCATGCCATGGCCGGAACGAGCCCGAGCGGCGTTGATAAGCCAACGCATTCCCAGGGCTTCCCGCCGGGATTCACGGATTTCCACCGGAACCTGATAGGTAGCGCCGCCAACCCGCCGGGATTTAACTTCGATATTTGGCTTGACGTTCTCTATGGCCTTAAGGAAAACCTCCAGAGGCTCCTTATCGGCCTTGGACTGAAGGGTCGCCAACGCACCATGGACTATCCGCAGGGATATCGAACGCTTTCCCTGCCACATCATACGGTTCACAAACTTAGAAACCACTACACTATTATACTTAGGATCCGGTAAAATACCCCGATCCTGGGTCTTCTTTTTACGTCCCATGACTACCCCCTTATGCCTTAGGCCGCTTGGCGCCGTACTTTGAACGGCTGCGCTTGCGGTCTTCCACACCGAGGGTATCCTTGGCGCCCCGGATAATATGATAACGGACACCGGGAAGGTCCTTAACACGGCCCCCACGGACCAAAACCACCGAGTGTTCCTGAAGATTGTGTCCAATACCAGGGATATAAGCGGTCACTTCCGTACCGTGGGAAAGGCGCACACGGGCAACCTTCCGCAGGGCGGAATTCGGCTTCTTGGGGGTAACCGTCATTACACGGGTACAAACCCCGCGTTTCTGGGGACAGGATTGGAGAGCAGGAGACTTCGTCTTGGAGGTAACTTGCTGCCGTCCAAAGCGAACCAGCTGGTTAATTGTTGGCATGTACTAAAAACTCCCTTAAATTCAAAAGGCCTTCGATTAGGTAAGCCAATCTATCAAAAACATAAAAAAAAGTCAAGCGGTTTTTGGCAATTTTTTACCAACCGCGATAAAAGCCCTATGAGACAAAAGGCTTATAAGAATATGTCAGAATATGGAAAAAAGTACAAGGGGTTTGGAAGAAATTGTTCCAATTTTTTGTATATTGACATTATGAATCATGAAATCTACACTTTTAAGATAAAGCCTACTATTTTTGTATAGTTTATCAGATAATAGTATACTGTGAAGGAAAGCGTGAACGGACAGGAATTGTTACGTTTGGAAGGTATTGAAAAAAGTTTCGTAGGGAGACTTGGTTCCAAGACACCGGTTTTGCGGGGTATCGATCTTTCTGTAAATTCCGGGGAATTTATCACCCTTTTGGGCGCCTCGGGCTGCGGTAAGACTACTACCCTGCGGATCATCGCGGGGCTGGAGAAGGCCGACGCCGGCAGGGTGTTTCTTTCCGGGGAGGATGTGAGCGATCTGGCGCCCAACCAGCGGGATGTAAACATGGTGTTTCAGAATTATGCTCTCTTCCCCCACATGAACGTGGCATCGAACATCGGCTACAGCCTTAAGCTGAAGGGCCGGCCCCGGGAGGAAATCAAAAAAATCGTCGCCGAAGCCCTGGATATGGTCCAGTTACCGGGGTTTGAGGAGCGGCTGCCGACATCCCTTTCCGGGGGACAGCGCCAGCGGGTGGCGGTGGCCCGGGCCATGGTGAACCGGCCTAAGGTGCTGCTTTTGGATGAGCCCCTGGGGGCGCTGGACCTGCAACTGCGCCGGCAAATGCAGTTGGAACTGAAACGGCTGCAGAAACAATTGGATATTACCTTCATATATATAACCCACGATCAGGAAGAGGCGCTGACCATGAGCGACCGTATTGCCGTAATGCGGGACGGCCGATTTGAACAGATCGGTTCCGCGCCTGAAGTGTACGCTCACCCTAAGACGAGTTTTGTGGCCCAGTTTGTGGGGAGCGCCAACATACTCCATGGAACCGCCGCTGTTTCCGGGAACGCCGGGAATGCGAGAAACATTGTTTTTGACCATCCCGCGGGACAGGTCCGGATACAAAACCTTGGGGCGCCCATTGCCCCGGGACAGAAACTGACCGTGGCGATCCGCTCGGAGCATCTGACCCTGGGAATGCCCTTCCAGAAAACCCTCTACGGCGCGGAAGGCCTGGAGGCTGAGGTTAGGGGGAAAAGTTTTGCCGGGGGGCAGCTCCGGATAAGCGCGGTACTTACGGGGGGTGAGGAGATTGTGGCCAGCCGCCACGGCATGGATACGCCCCTCAATACCGGGGATAGGATACGGATAAACTGGGCTAACCCTGCGCAGGCGGTTATCGTAGACCGGGAGGAACCGGTATGAGCCGGACCGGATCTCTACGGCGGTCCTTTTTACCCCGCCTTTCGCCGGCCCTTCCCCTGTACCTGTTTACCCTGGTTTTTGTGCTGGGGCCCCTTGTCTATATGCTTGCCCTGAGTTTTATGCACCGGGAAGGCGCCTGGGGGGTGGCTGCGGAATTTACCCTGCGCAATTATCAGCGTATAGGCATTCCGGAATTTGCGGGAACCTTTGTCCAATCTATACTACTGTCCTTAATCAGTACCGTCATGGTGATCATCCTGGGCTATCCCTTTGGTTACTTTATGGCCCGCCTGGATAAACGCTGGAGGAGCCGGGTTATGCTGCTGCTGATCATCCCCTTCTGGACGAGCTCCCTGATGCGGCTCTACGGCTGGATAATCATGTTCCGGGCCAACGGGCCGTTGGACATCCTGCTGATGGGCCTCCATATTACCCGGGAGCCCATGCGGCTGCTCTACAGCTACCCGGCGGTGGTTACCGGTATGATCTACGCCCTCCTGCCCTTTATGATTTACCCGGTTTATGCCAGCGCGGAAAAGCTGGACCGGGAACTGGTGGAAGCGGCCCGAGACCTGGGGGCCTCGCCGATCCGGGCCTTCCTCACCGTGAGCCTTCCCCTGACCATGCCGGGACTTTTCTCCGGGGTGGTCCTTACCTTTGTCCCCTCCATGGGGCTCTTCTTTATCGCCGACATCCTGGGGGGCAACAAGGTAGTATTGGTGGGGAACCTGATCCATGAACAGTTGATGAAGGCCCACGACTGGCCCTTCGCCGCCGCCTTAAGCGTGGTTCTTATGGTAATGACCAGTATTTTCATCTATCTGTACCGCAGGCTCAGCCGGACCCTGGGGGGCAGCGGCGAATTGGAAGGGCTGGTATGAACAAGCAGGGGTTCTTAAAAAAAGGCTATGTCGCCGTAATACTGGTTTTGATGTACGTACCTATACTGATAGTTATCATCTATTCTTTTAATACGAGCCGTTTGAGTTCGGCCTGGAGCGGATTTTCCCTCCGCTGGTACGGGGAGTTGTTCCGGGACCGGGCCCTGTTCAACGCCCTGCGGAACAGCCTGGTCCTGTCCCTGAGCTCAAGCTCTTTGGCGGCGATCATCGGGACCCTGGGCGCGGTGGGGACAGAGCGGACAGCGGACGCCCGATCCCTCCGGGCGAGGACCGGCAAGATCCTGGAATACCTTTCCCTCCTGCCCATCATGATTCCGGAAATTATCCTGGGCATGGTACTGCTGGTTTTCTTTTCCCTTCTGGCCCTCCCCCTGGGAATGTTCACCCTGATTATCGCCCATACCTGTTTTTGTATTCCCTATGTTTACATGGTGGTTAAGGCACGCCTCGCCGGGCTTGATAAGAGTTATGTGGAGGCGGCGAAGGATCTGGGCGCCGGGGATTGGCGGGCTTTTTACGACATCACCCTCCCCCTGATCCTGCCGGCTATTGTTTCGGGAATGCTCATCGCCTTTGCCATGAGCTTTGACGATGTGATTGTCAGCGTCTTTGTTACGGGCCCCGATACCAACACACTGCCCATCAGAATTTTTTCCCAGATTAAAACCGGGGTAACGCCAAAAACGAACGCCCTCTGTACCCTGCTCTTTGCCGCCACAGTAATACTGTGTCTTGCATCGGCTGCACTAGGTAAATCGCGGAGTAATAACCGTGGTATATAAATTGGCAAGAAAGAAACAAAAGGAGATCTAACGTGAAAAAAAACAGTGTTGTCCTATTGACCGCAGCAATATTCCTTATTCCGTTTATGGTAATAAGCGGGTGTTCAAAAAAGGATACGGTAAAAAAACAACTTACCCTCTATACCTGGGCGGAAATGTTCCCCCAGGAGATCCTCGACGGGTTTGAGAAGGATACGGGTATCGCCATCAATTATGTTAACTTTGAGGAAGATGAAACCATGTTAACAAAACTGCAAACCGCCAAGGGGGGAGATTACGATCTGATCATTGCCGATGACTATATCATCGAAACCGCCATTGCGGAGGGCTTGGTTCAAAAACTGGATAAGTCCAAGCTTTCCAACTACAGGAATATAAACCCCCTCTATCAGGGGCCCTTCTACGATCCCCGGGATGAGTATACGGTCCCCTACGGCGCCGGGGTGGTGACCCTGGTCTACGATCCCAGCAGGGTTTCTGTAAATATCCGGGGATACGCCGATCTTTGGGATCCTTCCCTGAAAGGTCAGGTCGGACTGCTTGGCAACTACCGGGTTATCAACGGCATGGCGCTCAAGGTACTGAAACAGAGTTACAACACCAATGATACCGCTGTTATCCGGCAGGCGGGGGAAAGGCTCCTGGGTCTGGCGCCGAATATCCGGCTGATCCGGGACGATTTCCTGGAGGAAGAACTTCTTTCCGGGGAAATTGCCGCGGCGGTGATGTACACATCCCAGGCAACTGCGGCAAAGCTGGAAAACCCCGAGCTGGAGGTGGTGTTTCCCACCGAGGGAATCGGTTTTGGAATTATGGGGAGCTTTATCCCCAGCAAGGCTCCCAACGCCGAAGCGGCCTACGCCTTCCTTAACTATATCCTGGATGCCCGGCGGGGAGCGGAGTGCTTTGAATACCTGGGGTACTACAGCACCTATACTGCGTCGGATCCCCTTATCAGCGATGAATACAAATCCTTCCTTACCCTGCCTGCGGGGTTCAACGTGAACATGGAGATGATCCAAAACATCGGCGAGGAAGCGGAGGAAGAACATTCACGGATCTGGACCGCCTTTAGAACCGCCGCGGGGCAACAATAGGGAAGCGAATTAGCAGCTCAGTATACTTCCAGTTCCCCGGTTATAAAGGATTCCGGTTCAGTCCCGTCTTGGCCCTTGAGGAGCAGCTCTCCCCCGGGGCCTATGCCCCAGAGCAGGCCCTCCACTACCCGGCCTGATTCGGCGGCGCCGGGGATGAACCGGACCGGTTGGCCTTTCATGTAGAGCCGCTCCCCAAGCCGTTCCCGCCAATTGCCGCTCTGTTGAGACGGTTCTTCCAGTTCAGCGTGGAGGCGGTTCAGGAAGGCTTCCAGCAGACGGAAGCGGCTGTCCGGTTCAAGAGAGGCAGTCCGGCCCAATGCCAGGGCAATACTGGCCGCCTTGTTCCGGATATCCTCGGGAAATTCCCTTTGGCCTACATTTACCCCAATACCGATATACACAGTTTTGCCGTCCCCTTCGGTGAGTATCCCCGCGGTCTTGCCCAAAGGGGGGATCATCACATCATTGGGCCACTTTACCCGGAGGCGGTCCTTGAGGGCGGGGGCGAAATCCTCAATGGCCAGCGACAGGGCCAGCCCGGTCCTGAGGGTGAGGGCCGGGGGAATAGACGCTATTCCGGAATAGCGAAGAAGTATGGTAAAGAGGAGATTTTGTCCCTTTTCGGCTTTCCAGGGACGGTTTGCGATGCGGCCCCGGCCCGCTTCCTGGACATCGGCCACTACTACCGTGCCATGGGGTTCGTTTTGGGAGGCAAGGGTCCGGGCGTCCAGCATGGTACTGGCCGTGGTTTCCAGATAAAAAACCGGGGCGGAAAATGGATTATCCACGGAGATTTTCTTCATTAAATACAATTTTTTGTAAAATCCTTCCTTCATTCGTAAATAAAATTTAGCTTTTTTTCATAAGACTACACCGGTTAACGCCGGATTTGTATAATTTAATTACTATTTTATAGAGTATTTTATAATAAAGCGAGAATAGTAGCAATTCCAAATTCGGGACGGTAAAATGGCGCCCCTTGTCCCGGGCGTTTTCTCTTGGTATACTATTTGTCTTATGCGTATTGTGTGTCTTGACCTTGAGGGGGTATTAATCCCCGAAATCTGGATAGCCTTCTCTGAAGCGGCGGGGATTCCCGAGCTGCGGCGTACCACCCGGGATGAACCGGACTACGATAAACTTATGGCGTTCCGGCTGGAACTTCTGGCTAAACATCATCTCAAGCTGGCCGACATCCAGCGGGTTATCGGAACCATGGAGCCCCTGGAGGGGGCGGCGGAATTTACCGCTGCCCTGAAAGAACGGACCCAGCTGATCATCCTTTCCGATACCTTCGAGCAGTTCGCCAAGCCCCTGATGGCAAAACTGGGCTACCCTACCCTGTTCTGTAACAGCCTGGTGACTGGGGCGGACGGTTCTATCACGGGCTACAAACTCCGCCAGAAGGACGGCAAGAAAAATGCGGTTCTTGCTTTTAAGTCGATAAACCTGGAAATCTTTGCCGCCGGGGATTCCTTTAACGACCTGGCTATGATCCGCGAAGCCGATGCGGGCTGCCTTTTCCGGGCGCCGGAATCCATACGCACAAGCCATAGCGACATTAGCTGCGTGGATACCTACGCGGAACTTCTCGCACAGATTGATACGTTTCTATTCCCGTGAAATGAGGCGGCGCAGGACTTTGTCATTGTGGCGCCAGTCGTGGGAACTTTTGACCCGGAGGTCCAGGTCTACTTTCCAGTCCAGGATGCGGTTCAGATCTTTTTGGGCGGCCTGACGTATGGCCTTGATCATTTCACCGGACTTACCTACCACCATACCTTTTTGTGATTCCCGCTCGGTGATGATGAAGGCCCGTATCCAGAGCCGGGTTTTTGCCGGGTCTTCACCATCGTTACGCAGCTCCGTGTCCGCTACCTCCACGTAGAGCGAATGGGGCAGTTCCTCCCGCAGGCGGTTTATGGCCTTTTCCCGGATGATTTCGGCAATGCGGAAACCCAGGTCCTGGTCGGTGTAGTATTCCCCGGGGTACAGGCGCTCCCCTTCACCGGCCATGTCGAAAAGGCAATGGAGCAGTTCTTCGGCGCCTTCATTTTTTAGGGCGGAGATTTTGAAGATCCGGGAATCGGGAAGGGACGGAAGCTTTAGCGTAAGAAAACTGCGGGCCGCTTCAAAATCGGCGTCCTTGGCGTCCATTTTGTTTACCGCTGCTATCAGTTTTTCTCCTGCCAGGGGGGCCAGGCTGCGGGCGATGGCTTCTTCTTCGGCGCCGGGGGCGCGGGATGCGTCCAGCAGGTAGAGAACCAGTTCAGCTTCCTGTACCGCACGATCCGATACTTCCATGAGTTTTTTGTTGAGTTTTTTTTCCGAAGCGTGACGGCCCGGGGTATCCACAAAGATAAGCTGACCCTGGGGCCGGTTGACTATGCCCCGGATGGCGTTCCGGGTGGTCTGGGGGACCGCACTGACGATGGCTACCTTCTGCCCGCAGAGCAGATTGACCAGGGTGGACTTCCCCACCGAAGGGCGGCCTACCACCGCCACAAATGCCGATTTGTTTTCCATTATTTTACTACCATTACCTTACGAATTTCATCGATGTCCGGGGCAACGACCCGGATAAAGTACATACCCCGGGCCACTTCCCGGCCGCCGTTATTCTTTCCGTCCCAGCTTGTACGGTACTCCCCGGAAATTTTATTTTCCCGCACCAGCACTTTTACTAAAGTTCCGTCCAGGGTAAAGACCTGGATAGTGACCGGTCCGTTCCGGGTAAGCTTATAATCCAGGTAGACCTTTTCCCCGGTGGAAGGTTTAATGACGTTGTTAAGGACGGTCGCTCCGCTCCGCTGGCGGGTGATATTGTGGATCTCAAGTTTGAAGGGCTCCACCCGGTGGTACCAGGGTTTCGAATTATTGGCCAGCCGCCCGATGTAGAGGTCCCTCCGCTGGGGTGACTCGGAATCGGCGCCGCCTGAAAGGCGGAAGAAAAATTCCAGCATAGAAACACTGGTATAATTACTTTTTGAAAGATTAAAATTAAAAACATTATTACTAATAGCAGCAGGAGAACTGTTTCTTCCTGCATCCGCATAGGGAATGGGAACAATGTTGGAAAAGGTGTAGATATTTACCGCCGGGTTTCTGTCGTTATTGTACCCAAGGGAGTCAAAGTTCGGGAGCCACAGCCCGGTATTCCCGTGGGGTATCCGGACATTGTCGGGGACCGCGGCGCTGAAAAACAGTTCCGGTTTATAGCCCCCCGGAACAAAGGCGGCGTTCATGTTTACCTGGAGGGTAATATCCTTTTCCTCCAGGTATTCCATCCCGGAAAAATTACGGACCGCATGGATATCCGCCTGTTCGCTTTGTATATATTCCTGGGGATTTATCGCCCAAACCGGCCAAACAAAGAAGGACTCATTTTCAGGGGGCTGGGCGCCGGTGGGCGGCAGGGATATCAGGATATCCGTAAGGCGGTGGGGCATGGCGTCGTCTGTGGAATCCACGGGGGGGCCGTTGGGGGGAATCAAAGCGCTGGTCCTCGAAGTCCGATAATTGGTATATTTCCAGTCCAATGGGTATTTGGGGAAGGGACAATCGGGATCCGCCAAACTGGCGTCATCCGCAGGAACCGCAAGATCCCTGAGGCCTTCGACAATAAACATCCTATCTCCGGCTGCTAAATCTGCGACGCCCACTTCGGAAGGAAGGGTAAGCTCGTATTCAAATCCGGGGCTTATCACCGCAGCCTGGACCGGCAGCCCGGTAAAGGAGAATTGCAAAAGGCTGTCATTGATCTGTTCCGAAAATTGTACGAACACCTTATTGCTGTTCGGCAGCATGAGCGTATAGGTAATCCGGGGGAACACCGTATCGGTGGTGACCGGCGCTCCTTCGGTGATGGGGTTCAAACCCGTAGCCAGGTCCCTCAGGGTATTTTCCGGACCATCTGTCAAAACCTTTAGAATCGGCGCCGCATCCCCATCGGCATAATCATGCTCTTTCAGATAAATATAAATAGAGTCTCCGGCATCAGGATCCAGGCTATCCGTAACTAACGCGTAGGGTATGTTATTGGGACCCCGGGGATCGAGTTCAAATCCTTCAACCTCAACTTGGAAGTTACTAAAATCTCCGTTCAGCTCAAAGGCGGTCTGGGCGCGGAGACGGTCAACCCTGCCGTTCCCATCCGAATCTTCGGTAAAGGCGTAGAAGAACTTGAAAATCTCAACCCAGTTGATATTGTAATAGGAGTTGCTTGGATCCGCTGTATCATAATACGGGGTGGCTAAGATGGATCTGCCGCTTTTTGGTGAAGGTATGGGCATCCGGTGTTTTGACCAGCTGTACCTGATGGTAACAAAATCTATATCTACGTTAGTATCAAGCTCCGTCGAAAAATACCAGAACTTATCCCGTTCCGCCGCAAAAGCAGGATCGAACAAATCCGGTTTATCATTAGGGGGTAAGCCGTTATCAGTTATTCTGGTCATGGTAACATGATTTCCTTCCCCTCCCCTTATAAAGAATCTATGCAAAACGTAATGGCCGTCAGGGGAACCGGCGGAATAGTTTGAAAATTCTATGGTTTTTCCCGGAGCTTCACAGGTAAAATCGTACCATGTGGTATTTCCGCTTATTTTTATTGTATCCTCACCCCGCAGGTTCCACGAATTCTCCCCGGTAAATACAACATTACTATTTTCGTATTCAAAGGCGCCGCCGGGGTTCGTGGTCCAGTCAATTCCAACATACATTACACGGGGATCGCCATTTGCTTTCCTGCCCACATAAAACCTACCGGGGCTTGAACCGCTGCCGATAATCTCCATACTTCCCGCAAGCCTGAGTTCATCCGAATCCAGCGCAACATGGGCATCGATGGTGAGACTGCCGATGCTGCCATTCACCGTTAAATGGGTCGCCGTATCATAGGAAGGCCCACCGGTCATTTCAATAGTAGAATTCCAGGCAGCCCCGGAAAAACCGGCGCCTACCGTTACATTGCCAATCCCCTTTATTGTCATCTTTCCGGTTCCGGGAACTATTGGTTCTGCAATAAGTATATCCCCTTGGAGCTGGGTAATGGTTACCAGCTCGTCACTGTTTTTAATACTCCACCCCTCGCCTGCCCCCAGGGTTACCCCGTTATGATTATTAACCAGCGCAAAGGCGCCGGTCCCTTCTAAAAGGGCAGCCACCGTTCCAACATCATTTTCCGGGTGATCCAGCGTTATTTGGACATTGTTCGTTCCATATACTTTCAGCACAGCCGCCGAAAGTTTTGCTGCGGGGACCGGAACTGGATCCGGGACTGGAACTGGAGCCGGGGCTGGGGTCAAATATTCCTTTAGTTTCCCACCCGCCGATCCGCCATCAATGGCTATACTTATCGTTTTCCCAACCCCCGCGGTAAGCCCGGTAATTTCCGTTCCTCCTATTCCTGGTATGCTGGCAATAGTAAGGTCACCTTCGATTTGCCTAATGGAAATATCTCCGGGGCTTATTATGGCTATGTTTTTTACACCGTCCGCGCCGCCCGCCAGCACGCCCGCTATATCGCCTTGAGTATCAAGCGCTAAATCTTCCACCCCAAGGGTATACACGCTGCCGTCGCTTTCGGTACTTATGTTTATGGTAAGAGCCCGCAGAAATACGGTTTTTACGCGAGCCGGAGCAAGGGTAGTATTGGCGTTAACTTCAACCAGGGGCGTATCAATCCTGTTCCCAATTTCCAAAATGGAAGCGGTGATACAAACCAATTCCTCAGGTCTTAGTTCAATACCTGGCGTTGGCGGCGTTGTCACCGGCCTATTCCCCAGAAATATGGGTATCCCCGGTGGCTTGTTCCATATCTGAACCGTACCGGTAGGGCCTGCATTAATATCCGCAATTATTTCTATATCATCGGCTATCAACAAAATAGCCTGGTCCGGAGCTTCTATGCCCGGCGACGGCGCCGGAGCTTCGCCGATTTGCAAGGGTATACCATGAGCATTTATAAGCTGTACCGGTCCGTTAGGCCCCACCCCGCTAAGGCCGGTTACCACCAAGGCGTGTATCACATTC
The window above is part of the Treponema primitia ZAS-1 genome. Proteins encoded here:
- the tuf gene encoding elongation factor Tu; protein product: MAKDKFNRTKIHMNVGTIGHVDHGKTTLSAAITMHCGKKYGDKVMKYDEIDNAPEEKARGITINTRHLEYQSEKRHYAHIDCPGHADYIKNMITGAAQMDGAILVVSAPDSVMPQTREHIILARQVGVPNMIVFLNKVDLVDDPELIELVEEEVKEVLTANGFPGDKIPIIKGSAFKAMTEPDNPEATKCVDELLEAMDTYFPDPVREDAKPFLMPIEDVFTIPGRGTVVTGKVERGLLKLNEEIEIVGIRPTKKTVVTGIEMFNKLLDDAQAGDNVGALLRGVEKKEVERGQVLAKPGSITPHSKFKGQIYCLSKDEGGRHRPFLSGYRPQFYFRTTDITGTVNLPEGKEMVMPGDNAEIIGDLIHPIAMEKGLRFAIREGGKTVASGQVTEIIE
- the rpsG gene encoding 30S ribosomal protein S7, translated to MGRKKKTQDRGILPDPKYNSVVVSKFVNRMMWQGKRSISLRIVHGALATLQSKADKEPLEVFLKAIENVKPNIEVKSRRVGGATYQVPVEIRESRREALGMRWLINAARARSGHGMDDRLAAELLDAYNNTGTAFKKKEDTHKMAEANKAFAHYRW
- the rpsL gene encoding 30S ribosomal protein S12, which encodes MPTINQLVRFGRQQVTSKTKSPALQSCPQKRGVCTRVMTVTPKKPNSALRKVARVRLSHGTEVTAYIPGIGHNLQEHSVVLVRGGRVKDLPGVRYHIIRGAKDTLGVEDRKRSRSKYGAKRPKA
- a CDS encoding ABC transporter ATP-binding protein, with product MNGQELLRLEGIEKSFVGRLGSKTPVLRGIDLSVNSGEFITLLGASGCGKTTTLRIIAGLEKADAGRVFLSGEDVSDLAPNQRDVNMVFQNYALFPHMNVASNIGYSLKLKGRPREEIKKIVAEALDMVQLPGFEERLPTSLSGGQRQRVAVARAMVNRPKVLLLDEPLGALDLQLRRQMQLELKRLQKQLDITFIYITHDQEEALTMSDRIAVMRDGRFEQIGSAPEVYAHPKTSFVAQFVGSANILHGTAAVSGNAGNARNIVFDHPAGQVRIQNLGAPIAPGQKLTVAIRSEHLTLGMPFQKTLYGAEGLEAEVRGKSFAGGQLRISAVLTGGEEIVASRHGMDTPLNTGDRIRINWANPAQAVIVDREEPV
- a CDS encoding ABC transporter permease, whose translation is MSRTGSLRRSFLPRLSPALPLYLFTLVFVLGPLVYMLALSFMHREGAWGVAAEFTLRNYQRIGIPEFAGTFVQSILLSLISTVMVIILGYPFGYFMARLDKRWRSRVMLLLIIPFWTSSLMRLYGWIIMFRANGPLDILLMGLHITREPMRLLYSYPAVVTGMIYALLPFMIYPVYASAEKLDRELVEAARDLGASPIRAFLTVSLPLTMPGLFSGVVLTFVPSMGLFFIADILGGNKVVLVGNLIHEQLMKAHDWPFAAALSVVLMVMTSIFIYLYRRLSRTLGGSGELEGLV
- a CDS encoding ABC transporter permease, which produces MNKQGFLKKGYVAVILVLMYVPILIVIIYSFNTSRLSSAWSGFSLRWYGELFRDRALFNALRNSLVLSLSSSSLAAIIGTLGAVGTERTADARSLRARTGKILEYLSLLPIMIPEIILGMVLLVFFSLLALPLGMFTLIIAHTCFCIPYVYMVVKARLAGLDKSYVEAAKDLGAGDWRAFYDITLPLILPAIVSGMLIAFAMSFDDVIVSVFVTGPDTNTLPIRIFSQIKTGVTPKTNALCTLLFAATVILCLASAALGKSRSNNRGI
- a CDS encoding polyamine ABC transporter substrate-binding protein, which produces MKKNSVVLLTAAIFLIPFMVISGCSKKDTVKKQLTLYTWAEMFPQEILDGFEKDTGIAINYVNFEEDETMLTKLQTAKGGDYDLIIADDYIIETAIAEGLVQKLDKSKLSNYRNINPLYQGPFYDPRDEYTVPYGAGVVTLVYDPSRVSVNIRGYADLWDPSLKGQVGLLGNYRVINGMALKVLKQSYNTNDTAVIRQAGERLLGLAPNIRLIRDDFLEEELLSGEIAAAVMYTSQATAAKLENPELEVVFPTEGIGFGIMGSFIPSKAPNAEAAYAFLNYILDARRGAECFEYLGYYSTYTASDPLISDEYKSFLTLPAGFNVNMEMIQNIGEEAEEEHSRIWTAFRTAAGQQ
- a CDS encoding biotin--[acetyl-CoA-carboxylase] ligase, with translation MDNPFSAPVFYLETTASTMLDARTLASQNEPHGTVVVADVQEAGRGRIANRPWKAEKGQNLLFTILLRYSGIASIPPALTLRTGLALSLAIEDFAPALKDRLRVKWPNDVMIPPLGKTAGILTEGDGKTVYIGIGVNVGQREFPEDIRNKAASIALALGRTASLEPDSRFRLLEAFLNRLHAELEEPSQQSGNWRERLGERLYMKGQPVRFIPGAAESGRVVEGLLWGIGPGGELLLKGQDGTEPESFITGELEVY
- the thrH gene encoding bifunctional phosphoserine phosphatase/homoserine phosphotransferase ThrH, translating into MRIVCLDLEGVLIPEIWIAFSEAAGIPELRRTTRDEPDYDKLMAFRLELLAKHHLKLADIQRVIGTMEPLEGAAEFTAALKERTQLIILSDTFEQFAKPLMAKLGYPTLFCNSLVTGADGSITGYKLRQKDGKKNAVLAFKSINLEIFAAGDSFNDLAMIREADAGCLFRAPESIRTSHSDISCVDTYAELLAQIDTFLFP
- the era gene encoding GTPase Era, translated to MENKSAFVAVVGRPSVGKSTLVNLLCGQKVAIVSAVPQTTRNAIRGIVNRPQGQLIFVDTPGRHASEKKLNKKLMEVSDRAVQEAELVLYLLDASRAPGAEEEAIARSLAPLAGEKLIAAVNKMDAKDADFEAARSFLTLKLPSLPDSRIFKISALKNEGAEELLHCLFDMAGEGERLYPGEYYTDQDLGFRIAEIIREKAINRLREELPHSLYVEVADTELRNDGEDPAKTRLWIRAFIITERESQKGMVVGKSGEMIKAIRQAAQKDLNRILDWKVDLDLRVKSSHDWRHNDKVLRRLISRE